One part of the Nomascus leucogenys isolate Asia unplaced genomic scaffold, Asia_NLE_v1 Super-Scaffold_3019, whole genome shotgun sequence genome encodes these proteins:
- the LOC115833704 gene encoding uncharacterized protein LOC115833704 — protein sequence MLPTETTRNIQKMEQKNAAQGSEKPSVHSIKPWSDQEIQSFLQEWEFLEREVYRVKKKYHIVSKTIAVRLKERGMNKSWKECLQMLISLQDLYFTIQEANQRPRCQPLPCPYGETLHRILGYRWKISVFSGPPCAHVANLAPPGHQPQAYGVPIVFQEPMWAPTPVIFVENPQVPGWEPWNMNGHVPCMYPAFPPAAPGPLPQWAISTD from the exons ATGCTTCCCACTGAAACTACCAGAAACATCcagaaaatggagcagaaaaACGCAGCCCAGGGATCAGAAAAACCCTCAG TCCACTCAATTAAACCTTGGAGTGACCAGGAAATCCAGAGTTTCCTGCAAGAATGGGAATTTCTTGAGCGTGAGGTGTACAGGGTGAAGAAGAAGTATCACATAGTATCAAAAACAATTGCTGTGCGTCTCAAGGAGAGGGGTATGAATAAGAGCTGGAAGGAATGTCTCCAGATGCTGATAAGCTTGCAGGACTTATACTTCACTATTCAGGAGGCCAACCAGAGGCCAAGGTGCCAACCCTTGCCATGTCCTTATGGCGAGACCCTGCACAGGATTCTGGGGTACAGATGGAAGATCAGTGTCTTTTCAG GTCCTCCCTGTGCACATGTGGCTAACCTCGCACCTCCCGGGCACCAGCCCCAGGCCTATGGCGTTCCCATAGTCTTTCAGGAGCCAATGTGGGCCCCAACACCTGTGATCTTTGTGGAAAATCCTCAGGTACCCGGATGGGAGCCCTGGAACATGAATGGTCATGTTCCATGTATGTATCCTGCTTTTCCCCCAGCAGCCCCAGGCCCCCTACCACAGTGGGCCATCTCTACTGACTGA